The Fusobacterium perfoetens genome has a segment encoding these proteins:
- a CDS encoding TrkH family potassium uptake protein, which yields MKFVFFRKLSLSRKLILGFMGAILMGTLLLMMPFSSSGEENLSFLTALFTITSAVCVTGLSVIDVGKELSTAGQIILLIFIQLGGLGIMTFSSFILLLVGKKITYEERELLKEERNLENNGGILWFLRKIFLTVVIIEGIGALFLGLRFAQDMPVKKAVYYGIFHSISAFCNAGFSLFSNNLEGYAGSFTIIMTTAYLIIIGGIGFTVIDSILLATRKRVTRFDLTSKVAILVSMILVVVGTVLFFILEYKNKGTIGDMSFSEKLLASFFQSVTTRTAGYNSVPFANLTEGSVFLFCILMFIGASPGSTGGGIKTTTFGVLIFYVISVVKKRESVVIFNRRIGWEVLNRAIAVLVLSIFYVGIITLIIVSIEDFTLEQAIFEVISAFATTGLSLGITADLGTISRILIICTMFLGRLGPMTFALALGGSNKVEKIQFPKENILVG from the coding sequence ATGAAATTTGTTTTTTTTAGAAAACTTTCTCTTTCAAGAAAACTTATACTTGGATTTATGGGAGCAATTCTTATGGGAACACTGCTTCTGATGATGCCATTTTCATCTTCAGGAGAAGAGAACCTAAGTTTTCTTACAGCACTTTTTACAATAACTTCTGCTGTATGTGTAACAGGTCTTAGTGTAATTGATGTAGGAAAAGAGCTTTCAACAGCTGGGCAGATTATTCTTTTAATATTTATTCAGCTGGGAGGTCTTGGTATAATGACTTTTTCCTCATTTATTCTTTTGCTTGTAGGGAAAAAGATAACATATGAAGAGAGAGAGCTTCTTAAAGAGGAAAGAAATCTTGAGAACAACGGAGGTATTTTGTGGTTCTTGAGAAAGATTTTTTTAACGGTAGTTATAATAGAAGGAATAGGAGCTTTATTCTTAGGCTTAAGATTTGCACAGGATATGCCTGTAAAAAAAGCTGTATATTATGGAATATTTCACAGTATTTCAGCTTTCTGTAATGCAGGTTTCAGTCTTTTCAGCAATAATCTTGAAGGATATGCAGGAAGTTTTACAATTATAATGACGACTGCTTATCTTATAATAATAGGAGGAATAGGGTTCACTGTTATTGATTCTATACTTCTTGCAACAAGAAAAAGGGTTACAAGATTTGATCTTACTTCAAAAGTGGCAATTCTTGTGTCAATGATTCTTGTTGTTGTGGGAACTGTTTTATTTTTCATTCTTGAATATAAAAACAAAGGAACTATAGGGGATATGAGTTTTTCTGAAAAACTTTTAGCTTCTTTTTTCCAAAGTGTAACTACAAGAACGGCAGGTTATAACAGTGTTCCATTTGCAAATCTAACTGAAGGATCTGTATTTTTATTCTGTATCCTTATGTTTATAGGAGCTTCTCCAGGTTCAACAGGAGGAGGAATAAAAACAACAACTTTTGGTGTGCTTATATTTTATGTTATAAGTGTTGTTAAAAAAAGAGAAAGTGTTGTAATTTTTAACAGAAGAATAGGCTGGGAAGTTCTTAACAGAGCCATAGCAGTTTTGGTGCTTTCTATTTTTTATGTGGGAATAATAACTCTTATAATAGTGAGCATTGAAGATTTTACACTGGAACAGGCAATATTTGAAGTTATTTCAGCTTTTGCTACAACAGGGCTTTCTCTAGGAATTACAGCAGATTTAGGAACAATATCAAGAATTCTTATAATATGTACTATGTTCCTTGGAAGACTTGGACCTATGACTTTTGCCCTTGCTCTTGGAGGATCAAATAAAGTTGAAAAGATTCAGTTTCCTAAGGAAAACATACTTGTAGGATAA
- a CDS encoding potassium channel family protein, with amino-acid sequence MKQYLVIGLGSFGSTVAKTLYEAGEEVVGIDVQDCVVQELINANTLENGLILDAADDTQLRKIGVRNFDTVFVCVGAVEPSMMICLNLKELGVQNIIVKASSKKHRKLLEKIGASQVIYPEEYVGKRTALIAMEPNMIEHLRFSQDFLIVEVKAPTIFWDKTLMESEIRKKYNTNVVGIKKYNGRFIPNPNPNEKIEENDILIVITDSKTANTLNGLVKKEFNED; translated from the coding sequence ATGAAACAATATCTTGTAATAGGACTTGGAAGCTTCGGTTCTACTGTTGCAAAAACTCTTTATGAGGCAGGAGAAGAGGTTGTAGGTATAGATGTACAGGATTGTGTTGTACAGGAACTTATAAATGCAAATACCCTTGAAAACGGGCTTATACTTGATGCTGCAGATGATACTCAGCTTAGAAAAATCGGAGTAAGAAATTTTGATACGGTTTTTGTATGTGTTGGAGCAGTTGAGCCAAGTATGATGATATGCCTTAATCTTAAAGAACTTGGAGTGCAGAATATAATAGTTAAAGCTTCATCTAAAAAGCACAGAAAACTTCTTGAAAAAATAGGTGCAAGTCAGGTAATTTATCCTGAAGAATATGTAGGTAAAAGAACTGCTCTTATAGCAATGGAACCTAATATGATAGAGCACCTTAGATTCTCACAAGATTTTCTTATTGTAGAGGTGAAAGCTCCTACAATTTTCTGGGATAAAACACTTATGGAATCAGAAATAAGAAAAAAATATAATACCAATGTTGTGGGAATAAAAAAATATAATGGTAGATTTATACCAAATCCAAATCCAAATGAAAAAATAGAAGAAAATGATATACTTATAGTGATAACAGACTCTAAAACTGCAAATACTCTTAATGGGCTTGTGAAAAAAGAGTTTAATGAAGACTAG
- the mnmG gene encoding tRNA uridine-5-carboxymethylaminomethyl(34) synthesis enzyme MnmG produces MQEFDVIVVGAGHAGCEAALAPARMGLKTAIFTISLDKIGYLSCNPSIGGPAKSHLAREIDALGGEIGRNIDKTFIQIRVLNTKKGPAVRSLRAQADKPKYHIEMKKTLENTENLEVIQGMVTEIITEGNKAVGIRTKEGVEYRAKTVVIATGTFMRGLIHVGETHFSGGRMGELSSEELPASLEKLGIKLGRFKTGTPPRIDARTIDYSKTEEQPGDTQILKFSNRTSDEEVRTRKQIPCHILFTNKNVHEIIRSNRERSPLFNGTIQGVGPRYCPSIEDKIFRYPDKERHHLFLEKEGYDTNEVYVSGFSSSLPSDVQYKMLNAIEGLEHAKIMRYAYAIEYDYVLTEEIGYSLESKKIENLFTAGQINGTSGYEEAAAQGIMAGINAARKVQGKEPVVLDRADSYIGTLIDDIVSKGTNEPYRMFTARSEYRLILREDNADLRLSKIGYDIGLLPKEEYDKVLYKEKVVKEIIEKLEKQHIGSSNPRVNEVLEKCGEEPVKNGITLFEFLRRPNVTYDDVKYVAELIDGFELGNYISDIEYQVEVQVKYSGYIERSLRMIERHKGLEEKKIPADIDYDSLENIPKEAKDKLKLIRPMNIGQASRISGVSPADIQVLLIYLKMRGHN; encoded by the coding sequence ATGCAGGAATTTGATGTAATAGTAGTAGGAGCAGGTCATGCAGGTTGTGAAGCAGCTCTTGCTCCAGCAAGAATGGGACTTAAGACAGCAATATTTACAATAAGTCTTGATAAAATAGGATACCTTTCATGTAATCCATCTATAGGAGGGCCAGCTAAATCACATCTTGCAAGAGAAATTGATGCTCTTGGAGGAGAAATAGGAAGAAATATAGATAAGACTTTTATTCAGATAAGAGTTTTAAATACTAAAAAAGGACCAGCTGTAAGATCTTTAAGAGCACAGGCAGATAAGCCTAAATATCATATTGAAATGAAAAAAACTCTTGAAAATACAGAAAATCTTGAAGTTATTCAAGGAATGGTTACAGAAATTATAACAGAAGGAAATAAGGCTGTAGGAATAAGAACAAAAGAAGGTGTTGAATACAGAGCTAAAACTGTTGTAATAGCTACAGGAACATTTATGAGAGGGCTTATCCATGTGGGAGAAACACATTTCAGTGGAGGAAGAATGGGAGAACTTTCATCTGAAGAACTTCCTGCTTCTCTTGAAAAGCTTGGTATAAAACTTGGAAGATTTAAAACAGGAACACCTCCAAGAATAGATGCAAGAACAATAGATTATTCAAAAACAGAAGAACAGCCAGGAGATACACAGATTTTAAAATTCTCAAACAGAACTTCAGATGAAGAAGTGAGAACTAGAAAACAAATACCATGTCATATTTTATTTACAAATAAAAATGTTCATGAAATTATAAGAAGCAACAGAGAAAGATCTCCTCTTTTCAATGGAACAATTCAAGGTGTAGGACCTCGTTACTGCCCTTCAATAGAAGATAAAATATTTAGATATCCTGATAAGGAAAGACACCATCTTTTCCTTGAAAAAGAAGGATATGACACTAATGAAGTCTATGTAAGTGGATTTTCTTCATCACTTCCAAGTGATGTTCAATATAAAATGCTTAATGCAATAGAAGGACTTGAACATGCAAAAATAATGAGATATGCCTATGCAATAGAATATGATTATGTTCTTACTGAAGAAATAGGATATTCTCTTGAAAGTAAAAAAATAGAAAATCTTTTCACAGCAGGACAGATAAATGGAACTTCTGGATATGAGGAAGCTGCTGCACAGGGAATAATGGCAGGAATAAATGCTGCAAGAAAGGTTCAAGGTAAAGAACCAGTAGTTCTTGATAGGGCAGATTCATATATAGGAACTCTTATAGATGACATTGTATCAAAAGGAACAAATGAACCTTATAGAATGTTTACTGCAAGAAGTGAATACAGACTTATTTTAAGAGAGGACAATGCAGATTTAAGACTTTCAAAAATAGGTTATGATATAGGGCTTCTTCCAAAAGAGGAATATGATAAAGTTCTTTATAAAGAAAAAGTTGTAAAAGAAATAATTGAAAAATTAGAAAAGCAACATATAGGAAGCAGTAATCCAAGAGTAAACGAAGTACTTGAAAAATGTGGTGAAGAACCAGTTAAAAACGGAATTACTTTATTTGAATTTTTAAGAAGACCAAATGTAACATATGATGATGTTAAATATGTGGCTGAGCTTATAGATGGCTTTGAGCTTGGAAACTATATTTCAGATATAGAATATCAGGTAGAAGTACAGGTGAAATATTCAGGATATATTGAAAGATCACTTAGAATGATAGAGAGACATAAAGGGCTTGAAGAGAAAAAAATCCCAGCAGATATTGACTATGACAGCCTTGAAAATATTCCAAAAGAAGCGAAAGATAAGTTAAAACTTATAAGACCTATGAACATAGGACAGGCTTCAAGAATTTCAGGAGTGTCTCCAGCAGATATCCAAGTACTTCTTATCTATTTAAAAATGAGAGGACATAATTAA
- the rsmG gene encoding 16S rRNA (guanine(527)-N(7))-methyltransferase RsmG codes for MREYLKEGIKRIGVEIDDEKIDKLMEYLKLLMEYNSHTNLTAIRDEEGIIEKHFLDSILLMKYMKCSEGKALDIGTGAGFPGMVLAICNPNIQFTLIDSVGKKINFLKQVKEKLNLTNADPVNVRAEEYINDDNRESYDLGFCRGVSKLNTILEYVIPFLKVEGRFLPQKMEGTNEEKESQSALKILKSEITDIYEEELPYCKDKRIIVEVLKKGKTDKKYPRRVGIPLKKPL; via the coding sequence ATGAGAGAATATTTAAAAGAAGGTATAAAAAGAATAGGTGTGGAAATAGATGATGAGAAGATAGATAAGCTTATGGAATATCTTAAACTTCTTATGGAATATAATTCACATACAAACCTTACTGCAATAAGAGATGAAGAAGGAATAATAGAAAAACATTTTCTAGATTCAATTCTTCTTATGAAATATATGAAATGCAGTGAAGGAAAAGCACTTGATATAGGAACAGGAGCAGGATTTCCTGGAATGGTTCTTGCTATATGTAACCCAAATATACAGTTTACTCTTATTGACTCTGTTGGAAAAAAAATAAATTTTTTAAAACAAGTTAAGGAGAAATTGAATCTAACTAATGCAGATCCCGTTAATGTAAGAGCAGAGGAGTATATAAATGATGATAACCGTGAATCTTATGATTTAGGTTTCTGCAGAGGGGTATCTAAGCTTAATACAATTCTTGAATATGTTATTCCATTTTTAAAAGTGGAAGGAAGATTTCTTCCTCAGAAAATGGAAGGTACAAACGAAGAAAAAGAAAGTCAGTCAGCTCTTAAAATACTGAAATCAGAAATTACCGATATATATGAAGAGGAACTTCCATACTGTAAAGATAAAAGAATTATAGTTGAAGTTCTTAAAAAAGGAAAGACAGATAAAAAATATCCAAGAAGAGTGGGTATTCCATTAAAAAAACCGTTATAA